In Agelaius phoeniceus isolate bAgePho1 chromosome 14, bAgePho1.hap1, whole genome shotgun sequence, a single genomic region encodes these proteins:
- the ALG13 gene encoding UDP-N-acetylglucosamine transferase subunit ALG13, giving the protein MKSVFVTVGTTSFDELIAAASSPPALQALQSRGYQKLVLQVGRGSLPPPQPSSSPAVAVEAFRFKDSLAEDLQGADLVISHAGAGSCLETLEKGKPLIVVINDKLMHNHQLELAKQLHRDGYVLYCNCSTLVETLQSMDLAALKPFPPGQPEKFASFLDKRRLISGGREPGASRLARVSAPASAAPAGKMHKGSKKYFGQKSFSEVAMDEYLGSLGLYRKMTAKDASCLFRAVSEQLFSSQIHHAEVRKACVSFMRRHQSRFESYVEGSFEKYLERLGDPKESAGQLELSALSMMYKRDFIVYRYPGKAPTRATDNGFEDKILLCCSGNGHYDSVYTKQFQENAAICQAVLYEILYKDVFGMDEEELRSAVEVFRSGSKKNRNSAPVGSEDANFGCLHEKVPRNPSEKSFCNLIFNFFRLDDWEGNDADNPQESKFKQSIEEQKPPENPPKMPVPYKVLKALDSTIYRNVEFDVWLDSRKELQKTDYMVFAGRQYYLGDKCQVRLEPGEKYYNAHIQEVGQDSNTLTVFVEELAEKHTVPLANLKPVSQVAPVLAWNMAHNRRGAYQKVTGGHFSGIEMDMKTRKRMLKKVRGKEVFMAVAYSRGQPVLPPRLQHSAPSGRFPPIHCSQGAAAMAPYKPYHQQNPPRQHRDSGMPSSYSRSRRPLPCVNKECQYGFVPGAAQEPQGPEETVTFCEIEGDDTAFPALPVSYEQRSHSSHAPIVHGPGAFWVARRGPNSVPSNKQTLSTLEEEEEASENGKFHEEYIYVSPDPNCETATVFSSAEPTANLVLVNSATVSTSTDVYTAPATGLSSNSAASTPASVITAAPPQTAVQPVLVSPFSVGRPGRVYRLQLWTWISKFSVIFSPPFLPPIQNKSNFPLELTPYSFGKVNLLGDICFLPIVAVSSVPFPIYSAPLPPVSEVGEASAVLPAYSCDPSGSDLPRDTKVLRYYFNMGLQFCHQSCWPSMMYVQPVLPPSPVEVYPAYAEPAPVLDQSVPQLFPDAGQAEVHQVPLEASANGNFQNTEPAPLSYGPVYYPVVSDPFSQQPVPGFDSVVPAYRYIGTWHPVNPPHGNSPPVAKAGSSGAPPQVGYMASPNPAPPDAPQGM; this is encoded by the exons ATGAAGTCCGTGTTCGTCACCGTGGGCACCACCAGCTTCGATGAGCTGATCGCCGCCGCCAGCTCCCCGCCCGCGCTGCAG GCGCTGCAGAGCCGCGGGTACCAgaagctggtgctgcaggtgggcCGGGGCTcgctgccgccgccgcagcccagcagcagcccggCCGTGGCGGTGGAAGCGTTCCGATTCAAGGACTCGCTGGCTGAGGACCTGCAGGGAGCAGACCTGGTCATCAGCCACGCAG GTGCTGGTAGCTGCCTGGAGACtctagagaaaggaaaaccacTAATAGTAGTAATAAATGACAAGCTGATGCACAACCATCAGCTTGAGCTGGCCAAACAGCTGCACAGAGATGGCTATGTCCTCTACTGTAACTGCAG CACTCTTGTGGAGACGCTGCAGTCGATGGACTTGGCAGCTTTGAAACCTTTTCCTCCTGGACAGCCAGAAAAGTTTGCTTCATTCTTGGATAAA CGGCGCCTCATTAGCGGCGGCCGCGAGCCTGGCGCCTCGCGCCTCGCCCGCGTCTCCGCGCCTGCCTCAGCCGCCCCGGCCGGGAAGATGCACAAAGGCTCCAAGAAGTACTTCGGGCAGAAGTCCTTCAGCGAGGTGGCCATGGACGAGTacctgggcagcctggggctgtACCGCAAGATGACGGCCAAGGACGCCTCCTGCCTCTTCCGAGCCGTCTCTGAGCAG CTGTTTTCATCTCAAATTCATCACGCAGAAGTTAGGAAAGCTTGCGTCTCCTTTATGAGGCGGCACCAGTCGAGGTTTGAATCC tatGTGGAAGGCTCATTTGAGAAATACCTAGAACGACTAGGAGATCCAAAG GAAAGTGCTGGCCAGCTGGAATTGAGTGCTTTATCGATGATGTACAA GCGAGACTTCATTGTGTACCGGTACCCCGGGAAGGCACCCACACGTGCTACAGACAATGGCTTTGAAGACAAG aTTTTACTGTGTTGTTCCGGTAACGGCCATTATGACTCTGTGTATACAAAACAATTTCAGGAAAATGCTGCCATTTGCCAGG CTGTATTATATGAGATCCTCTACAAAGATGTGTTTGGCATGGATGAGGAAGAATTAAGGTCTGCAGTTGAGGTGTTTCGAAGTGGATCCAAGAAGAACAGAAACAGTGCTCCTGTAGGAAGTGAGGATGCAAACTTTGGTTGTCTCCATGAAAAAGTGCCCCGAAATCCATCAGAAAAGAG CTTTTGTAAtcttattttcaatttttttagaCTGGATGACTGGGAAGGCAATGATGCTGACAATCCACAGGAAAGCAAGTTCAAACAAAGCATTGAAGAACAAAAG CCTCCAGAAAATCCTCCAAAGATGCCTGTTCCTTATAAAGTGCTAAAGGCACTGGACTCTACCATCTATCGAAATGTGGAGTTTGATGTTTGGCTGGACAGTAGAAAAG AGCTTCAAAAAACTGACTACATGGTGTTTGCTGGGAGACAGTACTACTTAGGAGATAAGTGTCAG GTGCGTCTGGAACCGGGGGAGAAGTATTACAATGCTCACATCCAGGAGGTTGGGCAGGACAGCAACACATTGACTGTATTTGTTGAGGAGCTGGCAGAAAA GCACACAGTTCCTTTGGCAAACTTAAAGCCAGTGTCACAAGTGGCTCCTGTCCTTGCTTGGAATATGGCTCACAACAGAAGAGGAGCTTATCAGAAAGTAACAGGTGGACACTTCTCAGGAATAG AAATGGATATGAAAACACGGAAGAGGATGCTCAAGAAGGTCCGTGGGAAGGAAGTGTTCATGGCTGTGGCTTACAGCAGGGGACAGCCAGTGCTGCCCCCCCGGCTGCAGCACAGTGCCCCCTCAGGGCGCTTCCCTCCCATCCACtgctcccagggagctgcagccatggCACCCTACAAACCCTACCACCAGCAGAACCCTCCCAGACAGCACCGTGACTCCGGCATGCCCAG CTCGTACAGCCGCAGCCGCCGCCCGCTGCCCTGCGTGAACAAGGAGTGCCAGTACGGCTtcgtgccaggggctgcccaggagccccagggcccAGAGGAAACTGTCACTTTCTGTGAAATCGAAGGAGATGAcactgcttttcctgctctgcctgtgagTTATGAACAAAGG AGCCACAGTAGCCATGCTCCCATTGTCCATGGTCCAGGGGCATTTTGGGTAGCAAGGAGAGGTCCAAACTCTGTTCCATCCAACAAGCAGACTCTGAGTACCttagaggaggaggaagaagcaagTGAAAATG GGAAATTTCATGAGGAATATATCTATGTATCTCCAG ATCCCAACTGTGAAACTGCAACAGTGTTTAGTTCAGCAGAACCCACAGCAAACTTG GTGTTGGTGAACTCTGCAACAGTTTCCACCTCCACAGATGTTTATACTGCTCCAGCTACAGGTCTCTCTTCAAATTCTGCTGCCTCCACTCCAGCCAGTGTCATAACAGCAGCTCCCCCACAAACAGCAGTGCAGCCTGTCCTAGTATCTCCCTTTTCTGTGGGGAGGCCAGGTAGAGTGTACAGACTGCAGCTGTGGACTTGGATTTCCAAGTTTTCagttatattttcccctccctttctccCCCCCATCCAAAACAAGT ctAATTTTCCTCTTGAG TTAACACCTTACTCGTTTGGCAAAGTTAACCTTTTGGGTGACATTTGTTTCCTTCCAATTGTAGCAGTTTCTTCAGTGCCATTCCCAATTTACTCAGCTCCTCTTCCCCCAGTGAGTGAGGTGGGAGAAGCCAGTGCTGTTCTTCCAGCTTACTCTTGTGATCCCAGTGGCAGTGATTTGCCTCGAG ATACAAAGGTCTTGCGGTATTATTTTAATATGGGATTGCAA TTTTGccaccagagctgctggccTTCCATGATGTACgtgcagccagtgctgccccCATCTCCAGTGGAAGTTTACCCAGCCTATGctgagccagctcctgtccTGGATCAGTCAGTGCCCCAGCTCTTCCCTGATGCTGGGCAAGCTGAGGTGCACCAGGTTCCCTTGGAGGCATCAGCAAATG